One window of Corynebacterium doosanense CAU 212 = DSM 45436 genomic DNA carries:
- a CDS encoding type II toxin-antitoxin system PemK/MazF family toxin, which produces MFFSGLKAHEKAGDPEQDLSRSQRPRRRFFLGGRSRGSRGSTDHPKDTLKTLRDRLGLTEIGPAEDSAEDHESAPIMAFPADEKARALAYAPDIDGQVEAGEIAWLWVPAYGPDKPPAERAMVVVGRANREDVLGLLISPEQCHDEEHNWLAIGPGGWNPSGETCWVRVDKVIQVPEHSVRRQGVLLPEARFDRIARVLRSRFGWV; this is translated from the coding sequence ATGTTTTTCAGCGGGCTGAAGGCACATGAAAAGGCCGGCGACCCGGAGCAGGATCTCTCCCGCTCCCAGCGCCCACGCCGTAGATTCTTCCTGGGTGGACGTTCTCGGGGCTCCCGGGGCTCCACGGACCATCCGAAGGACACGCTCAAGACGCTGCGCGATCGGCTGGGTCTCACGGAGATCGGGCCGGCCGAGGACAGCGCCGAGGACCACGAATCCGCCCCCATCATGGCGTTTCCCGCCGACGAGAAGGCCCGCGCCCTCGCCTACGCGCCGGACATCGACGGCCAGGTCGAGGCCGGCGAGATCGCCTGGCTGTGGGTGCCCGCGTACGGCCCGGACAAACCTCCGGCCGAGCGTGCGATGGTCGTTGTCGGCCGGGCCAACCGCGAGGATGTCCTCGGCCTGCTCATCTCCCCCGAACAGTGCCACGACGAGGAGCACAACTGGCTGGCCATCGGCCCGGGCGGCTGGAACCCGTCGGGAGAGACCTGCTGGGTCCGGGTGGACAAGGTGATCCAGGTGCCCGAACACTCCGTCCGCCGCCAGGGTGTCCTCCTCCCCGAGGCGCGCTTCGACCGCATCGCCCGCGTCCTGCGCTCCCGCTTCGGCTGGGTATAG